The genomic region TCAACTACGGATGCACTTTGCCCAGTCGTCTTTTTCGCCATTTCTTCTCCCCGGATCGCTCCGTCCTAAATTGGGCCGCATGTGCGCCCGCCGTCTCCCAAGCCATCCGCCCCCCGGAAGGCTTCCTCATTGGTAAATGTGGTCGAGTTTTAATTTCTTCGCAAGAGTTACATTGACGTAAGCGTAAATTATAAAAGAGTCGAGCGTCTCTCCCAATTTTGCGGTTTGACAATCACGATTGGTTGAAACCGGCCATCGTGAAAATAGCCTGTCCGGCGGGGCAGGCATATCGAAATCGGGCCCGACAACTATGTTTGATGAGCTTCGAATGCCGGATTTCTAAGAGATTGAACGAGTATCGAGATTGCCCTGCCGCCATAGGTGACAAGATCATAGTTCCGGTCGCCTCGCAACCATTCGTTGAGAAGGCCGCTTAGAAGGGACAGCAGGATCGGTGCCGCCGTGTCTGCGGTCCATTCCTTTGAAAGCTCCCCGCGTCTTGCAGCCACGTCCAGCAATCCTGCGAACAGGGAGAGGACGTTGGCGCGCGCTTCGCGAAGGCGATCTTCAAGCGGGGCCATTTCGCCGACGAATTCGCATCGCTGGTTGATAATGATGAAAATGTTCTGCTGACGCTCGTTGTTCGAGAAAAGCTGCAGCGCCTGAATGATCGACTGCTCGAGCACATGCATCGGATTGGGGTGGTTGACGGCCGCAGCCTGCAGCATGATTTCTTCTTGCGGAAACCGGACATTGCCGATGATGGTGCGAAGAATCTCCACCTTGTCGCGGAAGTGGAAATAAATCGCACCCCGCGTCACTCCGGCAT from Brucella intermedia LMG 3301 harbors:
- a CDS encoding TetR family transcriptional regulator, with the protein product MRRTKAEAAETREAILVAAEQVFLERGVNQSTLMEIACHAGVTRGAIYFHFRDKVEILRTIIGNVRFPQEEIMLQAAAVNHPNPMHVLEQSIIQALQLFSNNERQQNIFIIINQRCEFVGEMAPLEDRLREARANVLSLFAGLLDVAARRGELSKEWTADTAAPILLSLLSGLLNEWLRGDRNYDLVTYGGRAISILVQSLRNPAFEAHQT